The region AGGAACGCTCTTCCACGTCCACGGTCAGCGGGAAGAAGTCAAAGCCCTCACGGGGCTGGTTGGAGGCAGTGGTCGTGGACAGCAGCATGGTGTCCTCGTCCAGGTAGGTGGTTACAGAACCACCGGCTTGGCGAGCCAGCTCGCCAGTTTCGAAACGAATGGTACGGGTTCCGAAGTCACCGTTGTCGAGAGTGGCAATCGCCTCGTGGATGCCGTATTCCTCATCAACATTTAGTTCAACGGTGTTCTTAGGCTTCATCTAGAAGATTCTCCTTGTCGTACGTGGCGATCGTCGCTGCCGCCACAAATAGATTGAATTCTGACAACGGTGAACCATCCTAGCAGGTTTTTGCACCCAAAACGCACTAAAGCCCTGCTCTCCTCACCACAGCGAAGTGGAAAAGAAGAAACAGAGCTTGTGAAAAAGCCTAGTTGGCTATTAGCGGCGCAGACCCAGGCGAGCAATCAGATCGCGGTAGCGGTCAACGTTGTTAGCTGCCAGGTACTTCAGCAGGCCACGACGACGACCAACCATCAGCAGCAGACCACGACGGGAGTGGTGATCGTGCTTGTGGGTCTTCAGGTGCTCGGTCAGAGTGTTGATACGGGAGGTCAGCAGTGCAACCTGTGCCTCCGGAGAACCGGTATCGGTCTCGTGCAGGCCGTACTCCTTGAGGATTTCAGCCTTCTTCTCAGCGCTCAGTGCCATGAGATATTGCTCCTATAATGTTTCAGTCCACATAAAATTCCACCCGGAACTTCGCTAGCGAAGTTCCGCGCCATGCGGTTTTCGCTACTTAGAGCCAAGTTCCACTTGGGTGAGCTGCAACTGCTGTGAACCGCAGTCGACAAGCCAAGGAACAACTATAACGTGCGCTGGCCTAACTCGCCAAACAGACCTTCCAGGCGGGCGACGAAGTCCGCAGTGAAACGCTGCGCATCCACGCCAATGGCCACACGGGTCGTTTCCGCTGGTTCTTGAATGCGGTCTGGATCACCAATCAGGCGGCCAGGAGTAGGCTCGCCCGTTTCGACTTTGAGATTGATTGGCAAGCACTCAACCAGGCTGGGGTCAATGGCAACAGCCACAGCTAGTGGGTCGTGCAGGCCGCAACCACCAAGCTGCGGGGACAGCTCAGCATAAGCATCGACGTAGTAATCAGCGATCTCAGCGAAAGTCTTGCCCGATTCAGAACCAGTATCGCGCCACTGCTGGACCTGCTCGCGGGTCAGCACCGTGCGCAGGGTGACATCCAAACCGACGACGGTGACGTCCTGCGCGGTACGCAACAAGAAATCAGTTGCTGCCGGGTCTTGGGAGACATTCGCCTCCGCCCAGGGCGCAACATTGCCGGCCACGGTCAACGCGCCGCCCATCATGATGATCTTTGCGTTACGGGCGAAGTCGTCGTCGTCACACGCCTTGGCCACGGTGGTGGACGGTCCGGTGGCCACGATGATCGCACCATCGCGGGCGGCCTGCTTCATGATCTCCACTGCATCGCCTTGCGCAGGTGGTGCACCGAAGGATACCTCTACCCCACCCAGGCCATTAGCACCGTGGACGAATTGGGAGATGTCTTTGACGTGGAAGTCCTCACGCTGCGGTCCGGCATAGACCGGGATGTCCTCAGCACCGAGAAGTTTCAGCAGCGCCGTCGTGTTGGCTACACCCTGTTCGACCGTGACGTTGCCGTAGGTGCCAGTAACCGCAACCAGCTCAATATCCGGGTGGGCTAAGGCAAAAGCAAGCGCCAGCGCATCATCGATGCCGGTATCCAGGTCAAGCAGCATCCGCATGTTTATTTTCCTCGCAGCAGGAAGTACTCATCGGCCGACCAGCCGTGCGACTGGGCATCCTCGGCTAAGACTTCGCGGGTGGCAGCAACATCGGCAGCCATGGCCTCGAGCAACTCATCGACGGAGGTGAACTTCACCATGTCACGGATGTGGTCGACGAACTGCACGGTGGCCTCATATCCATACAGATCCGCATCGCGATCCAGCACGAAGGACTCGACGGAGCGTTCCTCATCGCCAAAGGTCGGGTTGGTGCCCACCGAAATCGCTGCGGCATAAGCTACGCCCGGGCGCATGTCGCCATCGATATGCACTGGCGAATCCACGATGAACCAGCCGGCATAGACGCCATCGGTAGGCAGGGCTAAAGAATCCGGGAAGTACTGATTGGCCGTCGGAAAGCCCAGCTCCTTACCGCCGCGCCCGGCACCACGCACCACCGGACCGGTCACGGTGAAGTGCCTGCCCAGTGCCCAGTTGGCGGACTTAATGTCGCCACGCTCGAGAGCCTTACGGATGTTGGTGGAACAAATCCGCTCGCCATTGATATCCAGCAGCGGAATCACATCGACGCCAAAGCCAAACTCCTTGCCGAAGTCCTGCATGGCCTCCGCAGTACCACTGGCACCAGCGCCAAAGGTGAAGTTAGAGCCAACTACGACGTGCTGGGCATGCAGCTTGTCTACCAGCAGCGTAGAGACATAATCGCGGGCAGAAAGCCCCACCAGGTCCTTGGTGAAGTCGATAACCGCGACGGCCTTAATGCCCATCTCTTCCGCGAGCTGCAGGCGGCGCTCAAAGCTAATGACTGACAGCGGCGCGCGCTCCGGCAAAAAGACAGAGACCGGGTGCGGGTCGAAAGTAACCATGACCGGCAGCGCGTCCTGTGCCACGGTGGCTTCCACCAACTGCTGGTGACCGCGGTGCAAACCATCAAAGACACCGATGGTGACCGCGGTAGGGCCTAACTGCGCGGGAATGTCGTCAATTCCATACCAAATATCCACGCAAACTATCGTAGAGCATAAACTTTAGGGCCATGACTGTTGCCAACTCTGGACTCGTTGTCGTTGACAAGCCCGCCGGGATGACCTCCCACGACGTGGTCGGCCGCCTGCGCCGCTACTTCGGCACCCGCAAAGTCGGCCATGCCGGCACGCTCGACCCCATGGCCACCGGTGTGCTGGTCGCCGGCATTGAGCGCGGCACCAAGTTCCTAGCCCACATGGTCGCCTCCACCAAGTCTTATTCCGGCACCATCCGCTTAGGCCAATCCACCACTACCGATGACGCCGAGGGTGAAGTCACCGGTGGTTCCTCGGCAGCATCGCTTGACGATGCCGCCATCACCTCAGCCATCACCGAGCTCACCGGCGATATCATGCAGCGCCCCGCGGCAGTATCGGCCATCAAAATCGATGGCAAGCGCGCTCACCAGCGCGTCCGCGACGGCGAGAAAGTCGACATTCCTGCCCGCCCGGTCACCGTCACTCGTTTCGATGTCATCAATGCCGAACGCAACAACGAGTACATCGATTTAGATGTCGAAGTCGACTGCTCATCGGGCACTTATATCCGCTCGCTAGCCCGCGACTTGGGCGAAGCACTCGGCGTCGGCGGACACCTGACCCGCCTACGCCGTACCGCAGTCGGCCCTTTCACCCTGGATGATGCCCGCACCCTCGACGAACTCGAGGACAACGCGCAACTGTCGCTCAATCTGGACGAAGCACTGATCCGTTCCTATCCCGTCCTCAACGTCACCGAAGACGAAGGCAAAGCCCTGGCCATGGGCAAATGGCTCGAGCCACGGGGCCTTAAAGGCGTCCACGCCGCCGTCGACCCCGACGGCCAAGCCATCGCACTGATTAAGGAAAAGGGCAAGCGCCTCGCCACGGTCTTCGTCGCAAGACCATCCACGTTGTAAAGCTCTGCTTTTAGCGCAACGGAGGGACCACAGTCGAGACCATTACAAAGCCGTCCTTGATGGCCCAGTTGCCGCAGATAAACGGCACTGGGGTGGGTCGGGCGAGGATGTAGGAAATTAAGGTGCCGTCTTCGCGCAAGTCGATTTCTGCTTGGTCGAAGTCCAACCAGCGCCGCGTCATCGGGAACCAGGCTTTGTAGGTGGCTTCCTTGGCGCAGAACAACAGGCGGTCCGGACAGGTCACGCCGGCTTCGCGGAGCTTTTCCAGCTGGGCAAGCTCGCCAGCGCGGGCGATCATGTTGAGTACGTTTTCCGGCAGTGGTCCTGCTGGTTCGGCATCCAAGCCCATCGCGCGGACAGCGGTGGTGGGTGCGACGACGGCGGCGCGCAGGCCTTCGGTGTGGGTCATAGAACCGGTAAAGCCTTCGGGCCATAACGGCATGCCGCGTTCCCCGCGCAAGATGGGGCCGTCGCCATAAGCACCCAGGTCTTGAAGTGCTTGGTGTGCACACCAGCGGGCATCGCCAAATTCGGCCTTGCGGGAATCGACTGCCTTAGCGACTAAAGACTGCTCTTCGGCCGAAAGCAGTTCGTAGTTAAACAGGTTGGCGTACTCGGATTGAGTGCGCACGTAGCAAAAACGTGCCTCGTTCGGGAAAAGGTCTTTTACCATGACGTCTCCTCCCCTTCTTCAGTGCGCAACACCGGGTAGGGCCAGACTTGGTGTTCTCGTCCTTCCCATTCCCGCGGATAACCCAAGGACACTTCTGTGTGCCGCACGCCGTCGACTTCCATCGAATTAGGCATGTGGAGATGGCCGTAGATGACTTCTTGGGCGTTGTAACGGGAAGCCCAGGAACGGGTATGGCGGGTACCGCACCACAGTGCGATTTCCGACCAGCGCATGTGGAGTGTGGGCTCTTGAACCAACGGCCAGTGGTTGATGAGAATCGTCGGGCCGCTAACTCGCGAGAGGCGTTTGATGGAATAAGCCAGGCGGTCCCAGCACCAGGCACGCACGTCGACAAAAGGTGCAATGGCGTATTCGTCGGTAAGCACGATCTGGCGATCTTGGGCTGCCTCGAGGGCTTGTTCCACGGTGGTGCCCTGCGGACGGAAGCTGTAGTCGTAGAGGGTAAACAGCGGCACAATGGTCACTCCCGCAAAGACAGGGAAAGGATCTTCAGGAGTAATAATGCCGCGCTCACGGCAGCCAACGACGAGTTCTTCGTACTTGTCGCGGCCGCGGTAGCGATCTTGGGAGCGGCTAAACAACTCGTGGTTGCCGGGCACCCAAATAACTTGGGCGTAACGCTCGGCGAGCACGCTTAGGACTTTCAGGACCAGGCTGGAGCGTTCTGCCACGTCACCGGCGACAATGAGCCAGTCAGCTGGGTCGGGTGGAACCAATTCCGCAATGCGCGGACTATTGGATTTCACTGCGGCGTGCAAGTCTGAAACCGCCCACAAGGTTGGCATGCCAGGCTCCTTTCCCTAGTCCTCTACTTCTATCACAGCCCACTTCATGGACCGGAAGCGCAAGACCACGGCGATAAGACGAAGCAGGATAAAGGCAGCCAATCCACACCAAATACCCACCAAGCCGGCATCGAGGACATAGGCCAGCAGCACGCCTGGCAAGAAGCCGAAGAGGACTGAGCCAATGGTGATGGTACGCAGGAAGGCGGCATCGCCAGCACCCAGCAGCACGCCATCGAGTGCGAAGACCACGCCACCGGCAATGACCATGCCGACCATGATCCACCACGGGACACTCATGGCTTCCAGCACTGCATCCGAGTCAGTGAACAGTCGTGGGATGAGGCTGTTACCCAGAATCGGAATCAAAGCGAGGATGCCGGCGAAAATCGTGGAGTAACCGGTAATCTTCCAGCCGACCTTGCGGGCTAAATCGGCAGAGCCCTTACCCAGCGCGGCACCGGTCAGCGTCTGCGCGGCAATAGCAAGTGAATCGAGAACCAAGGTCTGGAAGTTCCACAGCTGCAGCAGCACCTGGTGAGCTGCCAGCGAGGCCGTGCCAAAGCGTGCGGCCACTGCGGCAGCGGACAAGAAGGCGACCTGGAAGCTAGCAGAGCGCAAGATAAGGTCGCGACCCAGAATTAGCTGGCGGCGGATGATTCGGAAGTTCACCTGCCAGTCGCCGGTGTGTTCCTTGCGTAGCTGGCGGATAAAAAGTGCCGCGGTAATGCCCATGCCCAGTACGGTCGCAATCGCTGAGCCTGGCAGGCCCCACCAATACACGAACAAGGGCACGAAAATCGCACCGGGGATGACACCGCACAACGTGAAGTGCAGTGGTGTGCGGGTGTTTTGAACACCACGCATCCAGCCGTTACCCGCCATAACGATCAGGGTCAGCGGGATGGCGATAGCTGCGATGCGCAGCCATTGTGCGGCACCGGCCGCGGTGACGGGATCGCCGGTGAGCCAGTTAGTAAACGTACCGGCGAAGATACACATGATGACGGCAAGGAAGCCACCAACACCAAGTGCGACGTAGGTAGCTTGGACGCCTTCAGCGACAGCCTTTTCTCTCTTGCCTGCACCAAAGAGACGCGACGAGCGCGCGGTGGTGCCATAAGACAGGAAGGTCAGCTGGGTGGTGACCACCGAGTGGATGGAGGCGGCTGCACCTAGCGATGCCAGCTCTTGAGCGCCG is a window of Corynebacterium camporealensis DNA encoding:
- a CDS encoding metallophosphoesterase family protein, encoding MPTLWAVSDLHAAVKSNSPRIAELVPPDPADWLIVAGDVAERSSLVLKVLSVLAERYAQVIWVPGNHELFSRSQDRYRGRDKYEELVVGCRERGIITPEDPFPVFAGVTIVPLFTLYDYSFRPQGTTVEQALEAAQDRQIVLTDEYAIAPFVDVRAWCWDRLAYSIKRLSRVSGPTILINHWPLVQEPTLHMRWSEIALWCGTRHTRSWASRYNAQEVIYGHLHMPNSMEVDGVRHTEVSLGYPREWEGREHQVWPYPVLRTEEGEETSW
- the rpsO gene encoding 30S ribosomal protein S15; the encoded protein is MALSAEKKAEILKEYGLHETDTGSPEAQVALLTSRINTLTEHLKTHKHDHHSRRGLLLMVGRRRGLLKYLAANNVDRYRDLIARLGLRR
- a CDS encoding 4'-phosphopantetheinyl transferase family protein — protein: MVKDLFPNEARFCYVRTQSEYANLFNYELLSAEEQSLVAKAVDSRKAEFGDARWCAHQALQDLGAYGDGPILRGERGMPLWPEGFTGSMTHTEGLRAAVVAPTTAVRAMGLDAEPAGPLPENVLNMIARAGELAQLEKLREAGVTCPDRLLFCAKEATYKAWFPMTRRWLDFDQAEIDLREDGTLISYILARPTPVPFICGNWAIKDGFVMVSTVVPPLR
- a CDS encoding MATE family efflux transporter — encoded protein: MNVGARDVFRLAFPALGVLAAMPAYLLFDTAVVGRLGAQELASLGAAASIHSVVTTQLTFLSYGTTARSSRLFGAGKREKAVAEGVQATYVALGVGGFLAVIMCIFAGTFTNWLTGDPVTAAGAAQWLRIAAIAIPLTLIVMAGNGWMRGVQNTRTPLHFTLCGVIPGAIFVPLFVYWWGLPGSAIATVLGMGITAALFIRQLRKEHTGDWQVNFRIIRRQLILGRDLILRSASFQVAFLSAAAVAARFGTASLAAHQVLLQLWNFQTLVLDSLAIAAQTLTGAALGKGSADLARKVGWKITGYSTIFAGILALIPILGNSLIPRLFTDSDAVLEAMSVPWWIMVGMVIAGGVVFALDGVLLGAGDAAFLRTITIGSVLFGFLPGVLLAYVLDAGLVGIWCGLAAFILLRLIAVVLRFRSMKWAVIEVED
- the truB gene encoding tRNA pseudouridine(55) synthase TruB encodes the protein MTVANSGLVVVDKPAGMTSHDVVGRLRRYFGTRKVGHAGTLDPMATGVLVAGIERGTKFLAHMVASTKSYSGTIRLGQSTTTDDAEGEVTGGSSAASLDDAAITSAITELTGDIMQRPAAVSAIKIDGKRAHQRVRDGEKVDIPARPVTVTRFDVINAERNNEYIDLDVEVDCSSGTYIRSLARDLGEALGVGGHLTRLRRTAVGPFTLDDARTLDELEDNAQLSLNLDEALIRSYPVLNVTEDEGKALAMGKWLEPRGLKGVHAAVDPDGQAIALIKEKGKRLATVFVARPSTL
- a CDS encoding nucleoside hydrolase, producing the protein MRMLLDLDTGIDDALALAFALAHPDIELVAVTGTYGNVTVEQGVANTTALLKLLGAEDIPVYAGPQREDFHVKDISQFVHGANGLGGVEVSFGAPPAQGDAVEIMKQAARDGAIIVATGPSTTVAKACDDDDFARNAKIIMMGGALTVAGNVAPWAEANVSQDPAATDFLLRTAQDVTVVGLDVTLRTVLTREQVQQWRDTGSESGKTFAEIADYYVDAYAELSPQLGGCGLHDPLAVAVAIDPSLVECLPINLKVETGEPTPGRLIGDPDRIQEPAETTRVAIGVDAQRFTADFVARLEGLFGELGQRTL
- a CDS encoding bifunctional riboflavin kinase/FAD synthetase, translating into MVCVDIWYGIDDIPAQLGPTAVTIGVFDGLHRGHQQLVEATVAQDALPVMVTFDPHPVSVFLPERAPLSVISFERRLQLAEEMGIKAVAVIDFTKDLVGLSARDYVSTLLVDKLHAQHVVVGSNFTFGAGASGTAEAMQDFGKEFGFGVDVIPLLDINGERICSTNIRKALERGDIKSANWALGRHFTVTGPVVRGAGRGGKELGFPTANQYFPDSLALPTDGVYAGWFIVDSPVHIDGDMRPGVAYAAAISVGTNPTFGDEERSVESFVLDRDADLYGYEATVQFVDHIRDMVKFTSVDELLEAMAADVAATREVLAEDAQSHGWSADEYFLLRGK